One region of Oreochromis aureus strain Israel breed Guangdong linkage group 19, ZZ_aureus, whole genome shotgun sequence genomic DNA includes:
- the brms1la gene encoding breast cancer metastasis-suppressor 1-like protein-A gives MPLHRDREKKESTAEEMEAEEHEQEASSSEEEDSDTSSVSEDGDSSEMDEEDCERRRMECLDEMCNLEKQFTDLKDQLYRERLSQVNSKLAEVEAGRAAEYLEPLAVLLENMQVRTKVAGIYRELCLESVKNKYECEIQAACQHWESEKLLLFDTVQNELEEKIRRLEEDRHSIDITSELWNDELSGRKKRRDALSPDKKRRRPSVVSGPYIVYMLPDLDILEDWTAIRKAVATLGPHRGISDSESSAFPFRPDRSRPILNC, from the exons ATGCCATTGCACCGTGAccgggagaaaaaggagagtacAGCTGAGGAGATGGAGGCGGAGGAACATGAGCAGGAGGCATCAAGCTCAGAGGAGGAGGACTCTGACACTTCCTCTGTCTCTGAGGATGGAGACAGCTCAG AAATGGATGAGGAGGACTGTGAGCGGAGAAGGATGGAGTGTCTGGATGAAATGTGCAACTTGGAGAAGCAATTCACTGATCTCAAAGACCA GTTGTATCGTGAGCGTCTCAGTCAGGTTAACAGCAAGCTGGCAGAGGTGGAGGCTGGCCGGGCGGCAGAATATCTGGAGCCTCTGGCAGTACTGCTGGAGAACATGCAGGTCCGCACCAAGGTGGCAG GTATCTACAGAGAGTTGTGTTTGGAGTCTGTGAAGAACAAGTACGAATGTGAGATCCAGGCAGCATGCCAACACTGGGAG agtgaGAAGTTGCTGCTGTTTGATACAGTGCAGAATGAGCTGGAGGAGAAAATCCGAAGACTAGAGGAGGACAGGCACAGCATCGATATTACGTCAG AGCTGTGGAACGATGAGCTGTCAGGAAGGAAGAAGAGGCGAGATGCTTTAAGTCCAGATAAGAAGAGGAGACGCCCATCGGTGGTGTCTG GTCCATATATTGTCTACATGCTACCAGATCTGGACATCCTAGAGGACTGGACCGCGATCAGGAAG GCCGTGGCTACGCTCGGGCCTCACAGAGGGATATCTGACTCTGAGAGCTCTGCGTTCCCATTCAGACCCGACAGAAGCAGGCCCATTCTAAACTGCTGA